In the Oryza glaberrima chromosome 6, OglaRS2, whole genome shotgun sequence genome, one interval contains:
- the LOC127776175 gene encoding RING-H2 finger protein ATL74-like, which yields MSPLLSDKRRRARAAMSSSPAPVESPWLTMRAMRRVGGADGGGGQRSALMVASYPVLLLLVVLAAFVKYVWIALALYSALLLLFSCASRRLALAERLPSPLGGGGGGGGVAAVTAAEELQGAAARGGVSGETLASIPAFAYDASAPGGGGEAAAQCAVCLEALRGGETARRLPSCAHTFHVACIDMWLGSHATCPVCRRRVERKHKGGVLPPMPPV from the coding sequence ATGTCGCCGTTGCTCAGTGACAAGCGTCGTCGCGCACGCGCAgcgatgtcgtcgtcgccggcgccggtggagtCCCCATGGCTGACGATGCGCGCCATGCGGCGCGttggcggcgcggacggcggcggcgggcagcggagCGCGCTGATGGTGGCGTCGTacccggtgctgctgctgctcgtcgtcctcgccgcgttCGTCAAGTACGTGTGGATCGCGCTGGCGCTCTACAGCGCGCTCCTGCTGCTGTTCTCGTGCGCGTCGCGCCGCCTGGCGCTGGCGGAGCGGCTGCCGTCGCCgctgggaggaggcggaggaggaggaggagtcgccgCGGTGAccgcggcggaggagctccagggcgcggcggcgcggggcggggtGTCCGGGGAGACGCTGGCGTCCATCCCGGCGTTCGCGTACGACGCGtccgcgcccggcggcggcggcgaggcggcggcgcagtgcgcggtgtgcctggaggcgctgcgcggcggcgagacggcgcGCCGGCTGCCGTCGTGCGCGCACACGTTCCACGTCGCGTGCATCGACATGTGGCTGGGCTCGCACGCCACCTGTCCCGTCTGCCGGCGCCGCGTCGAGCGCAAGCACAAGGGCGGCGTgctgccgccgatgccgccggtGTAG
- the LOC127776047 gene encoding E3 ubiquitin-protein ligase EL5-like, translating into MSSPPSDPSSGGGDGGSAVPGTASSNFTLLYIIIAVLVGVILYMAIRYGRSVMSEWRHLQAGGGGGEPRAALLGLSSDDIDALPTFTYRARGAAASPLVGGGGRRGGGSGKGKGATTVVVECVVCLQELADGDVVRVLPACRHFFHGGCIDLWLRAHSTCPVCRAHPEPDGVRLSDVVAVSPPLPQLRRCGLSPERPTAASRALADILARSPLRGNTTSTTTTTTTGGTSSKSPSSPVQAAIINYVQASRSPSPTAYHSLNERWPSSPTPVVVVRSKSPSPSSPPIGGLSLQTTTAAAARGVGVVEGVDAGATTSASASAPTQVVALSREGGGSRSKSPSPVPH; encoded by the coding sequence atgtcctcgccgccgtctgaTCCGAGCTccggtggtggcgatggcggctcGGCCGTGCCGGGGACGGCGAGCTCCAACTTCACGCTGCTGTACATCAtcatcgccgtcctcgtcggcgtGATCCTGTACATGGCGATCCGGTACGGCcggtcggtgatgtcggagtgGCGCCATctgcaggccggcggcggcggcggcgagccgcgcgccgcgctgCTCGGGCTGAGCTCGGACGACATCGACGCGCTCCCCACGTTCACGTACCgggcgcgcggggcggcggcgtcgccgctggtcggcggcggcgggaggaggggcggcggcagcggcaagggGAAGggggcgacgacggtggtggtggagtgcGTGGTGTGCCTGCaggagctcgccgacggcgacgtggtGCGCGTGCTGCCGGCGTGCAGGCACTTCTTCCACGGCGGCTGCATCGACCTCTGGCTGCGCGCCCACTCCACGTGCCCGGTGTGCCGCGCGCACCCGGAGCCCGACGGCGTGCGGCTCAGCGACGTCGtggccgtgtcgccgccgctgccgcagctgcGCCGGTGCGGCCTGTCGCCGGAGCGGcccacggcggcgtcgcgcgccCTGGCGGACATCCTGGCACGTTCTCCATTGAGGGGCAACAccacctcgacgacgacgaccaccaccaccggcggaaCGTCGTCGaagtcgccgtcgtcaccggtTCAAGCGGCGATCATCAACTACGTGCAGGCCTCACGTTCGCCGTCTCCGACGGCGTACCACAGCCTGAACGAGCGgtggccgagctcgccgacgccggTTGTGGTTGTGCGGTCgaagtcgccgtcgccgtcgtcgccaccgatAGGTGGTCTGAGTCTgcagacgacgacggcggcggcggcgagaggcgtcGGCGTGGTGGAAGGGGTGGATGCAGGTGCAaccacgtcggcgtcggcgtcggcgccaaCGCAGGTGGTGGCGCTGTCAAGGGAAGGTGGTGGTTCGCGGTCcaagtcgccgtcgccggtgccaCATTAA
- the LOC127775401 gene encoding RING-H2 finger protein ATL65-like → MPGDSASSTLQYTGIGAFVAIVGIVVLAVIFYTRSSARHAAPGRAPDAVTALQGQQQQRGLGLGPDDVSVLPTFTYHAAATASPGRCGLIGRGDAKAAADCCAVCLDELGEGAVVRMLPSCKHYFHATCVDVWLLSRATCPVCRGSPGQEKVRLGLASLSPPLPQLRRCAPSPPKEAAAAAAADTSRANDDDSSAAASRSPSPIRSSTRFDLAAAAIDAAARSPAMSPSPTRPWTPERVARVSRSPSPVTTTATTDLHVVEV, encoded by the coding sequence ATGCCCGGCGACTCGGCGTCGTCGACGCTGCAGTACACGGGCATCGGCGCATtcgtcgccatcgtcggcaTCGTCGTCCTGGCCGTCATCTTCTACACCCGTTCGTCCGCCCGTCACGCCGCCCCCGGCAGGGCGCCCGACGCGGTCACCGCGCTCcaggggcagcagcagcagcgcggcctcggcctcggccccgACGACGTCTCCGTGCTCCCGACGTTCACgtaccacgccgccgccaccgcctcgcccggCCGATGCGGCCTGATCGGACGCGGggacgcgaaggcggcggcggactgctGCGCCGTCTGCCTcgacgagctcggcgagggCGCCGTCGTGCGCATGCTACCGTCGTGCAAGCACTACTTCCACGCCACCTGCGTCGACGTCTGGCTGCTGTCGCGGGCGACGTGCCCGGTGTGCCGGGGGAGCCCAGGGCAGGAGAAGGTCCGCCTCGGCCTCGCGTCCCtctcaccgccgctgccgcagctgcGCCggtgcgcgccgtcgccgcccaaggaggccgccgccgccgccgctgccgataCGTCGAGAgccaacgacgacgactcctCCGCAGCCGCGTCGAGGTCGCCATCCCCGATAAGATCGAGCACGCGTTTCGacctcgcggccgccgccattgACGCCGCCGCCCGTAGTCCGGCaatgtcgccgtcgccgactcgCCCGTGGACTCCGGAGCGTGTGGCGCGGGTGTCAAGGTCACCGTCTcccgtgacgacgacggcgacgaccgatTTGCACGTGGTCGAAGTGTAG